TTTCTCCGGGATAGAGTAACCACATTAATTAGAAGATTTTGCTGATTTGTATTTTACGAATATCAGGTTGATTTACCCCACTTTTGTGTCTgagttttaatttgtatttgagatttaaatttgacgtatttttcgATTATCATTAAATTGAAGTTTCGTTGTGACGTTAAGGAAACCATTTTTGTggaattgtatcaaaattaatGATGGAAGTTTGCAAGATTTTGCGAAAATCACCAACATAAGTACTAAGATTGAGTCTAAAATGATACGCTGCATCTTGTCGAGTATAACTGCGAACTATGAATGCGACTGACGTCGATCTGTGGCGTGCTTTTTCCACAACGACGAACTTGATCCAAAAACATAAGCTGGCATGATCTTTTGATCAATATACACATGAACAATGAACAAAACCTATGCCGTGCAATATCTTAATTCGCTTTAAATGTAATCCGCGATTTTTCGACTGTTTGAAACttgactttttttcaatttcctagAATTGACCATGCACGCAGATTGAATTCCGAGCTTCATATAGGCTGAAAATGATAATCATAAGCTCTCGGATTGTTGGACCAGCGGACCCACCAAAGGAATTCACGATGGCGTTGTGTCCGTTTACGTGGTACGAGTATGGTCGTGGCTAACGGACACTCAGAAcactcgaaaaaaaattaaacgcTTATTTGACGTTAGAAGAATAGGAATTACATATTTTTCCCGGTGGAAAGACCAcgaaacggcttaatcatatggcaaaccacggcctctcgtgctgttaacattttttgtcgTGTAGGCCTATGAGATTAGttgccagttattcgttttcagCAGCATCCGACCAGCGATCACGTGAGCCACCCTGgttttgaacctgcgaaccgaCGAATGGTAATCAgaagtgcggtggcgagcgtattcctaacgctcagcacgatgcgccacatcgcCGAGACAATAAGATTATAGTGATGTGCAGTGatgtgattcaaattttttgtcatcatACAAATGTCGtattttcaggcggttctgttacaaaaagtcgtAAAATATTAACCGTTAGATGaactcataaaattccgtgagacggttccatagaaccggtgcgaaccggctaaAGCCCACTACTGGTGGTGTGTATATCATAAAACTCATGTCAGAGGTTCTTCACTGCTAAAACACAACCTTTCATTTTTCATCTTCTTAAACTTAAAtgcaacaaaattatatttatttggcATGTTATGAAACAGATATACTTTGCATAGGATaatacaataattaaaaaatttacaaaactgaaatttgacaaacaattatttttgggATAAACAGTGTTGAAGATTATAAacacaagaatttttttttctactatTGTGCTTGGATAATATTGCAAGAACTAATTACTGTTAGAATTGATAAATaactttgataaaaaaatatgcgcaccggaagtattcgtaccaagatgaagCACagcctgaacaaccctaacctggtacacatactatgttcaggttgtgcgccatcttggtacgaatacttcggaagcaccaAAAAATAGACTTGCACATTAAATGAGATTCTAGCTGAAACAGATTAAATGAAGCTATTGGAGATGTTCACATTATCGCACTGAATTGCATTAGAcaaagatataaaatatttggtcCTCCAGAAgggtgtataccaatatggaagtaactaatttgttcgcctactttacatcaagttgtgtgaagaaaTGAAAGCCTATGagaagggggtatattcacttgactaacacagacagtcctcgaactcgtaatagaactaaaattagtaaaatcggaataaaattatggcccaattGTAACCTGGTACagacactacgagagtaccaaaaATAATTGATGCACAACTTTGGAAAAAAAGATAGGCTTGCACATTAAATGAGATTCTAGCTAAAACTGATTCACATTATCGCACTGCATTGCGTGAGAAATGAGAGGAAAAAAAAAGATTAGTAGAATGAAAAAGGCACCAATAAATCATGTATATCAGATAAAATCAGTTATTGCATCATCAGAAATAAGCTTCGTCCATATGTTTATAAACATACCAACCCAAGACGCAAACAGCAGTTATTGGCATCATGAATGTGACAAATCTCCACAAATAGCTAAAAgtacaaaataattcaattagCGAAAATGAGAGAGAATCAATCACGCTTAGTAATTACTACTCAGCATTATATACCAAACCAAAATATGATGAAGGCAAACATGAATGTACTATCATCGACGATTTAAGTATGGTaataacaaagaaaaattcATTTCCTGTCATAAAATATCACTTATGTGAGATGTGCATTAACATGAAGAAGAATATGCCAGGGGAATGTTTATGGTattggatttttatatttaatatggGGAAAATGATATGGCATGATGATATTGTGAACCATGGCCTCCTGTCCGAAAACCAGTATGGTAGTAGAAAAGTATCGTGTGCGAGTGACCAGTTaatcgtttcagatgcatgaacttagTGGTTTAATAGGAACCATgccttttgaaaattttgaaaaaaaaagatatttttctgTGTCACACATAGCAATTTTCAGAGCTCGAAATGCTTTTTAGAACCTGAAGGCTCTTGTGAAACCCTCGTCTTCCAGCTATACCGACTAGATGTTGCGGTCTAACTTGACAATTAGAAATTTAAGAACCTTCCCTTTGAGAATTCCTAGATATGATCCTGTGACTAACCTTGACTTGGATTGGaaagttgaaatatattttgaatcgTTTGAAAATACTCTCGATTCTTTCCATTCATGAACTGAAGAGGGTTTCTGCTCTGTGATTTCAGAAACTGCCCGAATTGCTGATTCGATTCCACCTTCGATATAACCACACCAGAGTCTGGCAGTCTCTGTTCCAGCCCAATGAACTCTGGAATGAAGAGGATAGGCCAGTGATTTTGAATCTTTTAAATCATTAATTGTAGCAGAACTGTCGAAAACCTTGCAAAAACAGGAAAAAACAGTGCAAAATTGATGATAAAAGATCCAATTAACTATTAATCAGCACAACTGCCATTTTGACCTGTTTCAGCGTAGAAAGAAAATAGCGATAAGTTTTCATGGCTACAAAGagctaaaatataaaatttccaAACTCATGACACAAAACACTGAAACACAAATGAGAATTATCTAAGACAGATTGTAGGAAAGGACAAATagcggggctcccgaagtatgcgaaccaagatggcggacatcggaatgtaatatctgtactatgttagggttaggccataattttaggtataaatactacgggaggctcttggctagtcttcgaactgataataggactaaaataaggaaattggtaaaaaattatcgcctaaccctaacctgttacccatgttacgatccgatgtccgccatcttggttcgcatacttcgggagcccccaaataGCAATGAACAAAGACCGACTCTGGGGAAATCAAAATTTCTATTCCAAATCTGGGTGATTTGAGAATACGTGTTTGGCTTCAACGTTAGAGAAATCATCCCAAACTACGACttgtcatagtcaagtttatttttatccatccagtaaaaaataacatacaaaattgacacaaaatcaagcacacatttttactggggaagccGCAAAGAACCAAGATTGGtcatcaagcagcgacacccaaggttcaatacctaattaaaattaaataattgaaGGTCTGAAATTAAGTTATTAGAACACTGTTACTATAGCTGAATATGGCTTTGGCAGCTGATCACAAAAAGCACCCACTAGATCTGCAAAAAATTATGACAGTATTTTATTAACAGAGCTGACCTTCCAAACGGCTGTCTCAATGCATGGTGAAAATACATCAATCCCCTCGGCCTCATTACACCAACTGGGCATCCACCATTGTATGATTCCTTTGCCCAGTCTTTATCAATGTATTCAATTGGATCAAGGCATTCTTCTCCAAGCATAGTTGCCAGAGATTGTAAAATTGCTTCCCTTCTTTCTACCATCTAAAAAAAATAGAGTAAGATAATAGTagtaaaacaatattaaaactgGCAACCCtgttatacatattttttacatacaagaacttattttatattaattttcattCTGTGGCCTACGTCTAGCTGGTCATACTGTTTCATGGTCCCACATGAAATAAATATGAGTTTATTCTGAACAATATTCTAAACTTTGGTATAGAAATCAAGGGTAAAACTCTTTTACAGAGTTTAGAGACCTGTTAAAAGAAGTTATTCGGTTATGCCATTTCTCCTTATCTGTATCAAacatgtttgtgttattttcattaaaacagtATTTGGTTGCATTAGGATCTCTCTAACAGTTAGACTTACATTAGGTTTAATGTGTTATGCTTCATTTGTAAACATTGGATTTATACAAAGACATTAAGTTGGTGATCTGTAAAGAATCAGACTTCCCAACCAAAGCTATACAGagataaaaaatttaacaaaccGTTTTTCTTGTCCAGTAAATAGCATGATCAGCACAGATGAATCCCACAATAGCTGGATTTCCATTGGAACTCGTGCCATCAAATGTACAGGATATAGGACCAATGGAACCAGGGGCTCCAGTGACTGTCGTTTCTCCCGACATGCCTTTTTCCTACAATAATCAATTTAAAgcttaaaaaaacatttaaaaaagtaagtttaatattaaaaatttgggTTTACTTCAGATTCTTCTGTAGAATAAATAGTTGTAAACTCATAAAAATGTGCctcagaaaatatttgtttcttgTAACTAAAAATTGATAATGTTTTGGGGTTTAAAAACGACTTCGgatttttcaatgaaaatagTCGGGAACCCACAATAATATATCTTATGTGATGCCAGAAtctataaatataaattcttgGTATCATAAGAGAGAAATTTGGTTGTCAAATTTTCCATaacatgatatttttatttactgacTTGACTTAGCTAGATATTTATCTGGCAAAAACAGATTTTGCTCCAACCGCATGACCCTTGCGGTTGATTGCAGCATTTCTTGAAGCAATTTTCAGACAAAGTCACGATTTTTGACAAACTGGACCCGAAACTACTTGCGAAAAGTCTAGGATACAAAACTACAATCTGTAATCTAGTCCTAGGTACTTAGATGTTCATCAGTATCAGAACAaacggtgctcctgaagtatgcgaaccaagatggcggacatcgaaacgtagcatggttaacaggttagggttaggccataattttattccaatttcccttattttagtactactatgagttcgaagactagccaagtgcatctcgtagtatttttacctaaaattatggcctaaccctaacctagtacacatattacattccgatgtccgccatcttggttcgcatacttcaggagccccgAACAAACTATGTCCGGTCCGGTCTCTATCACTTAGTTAGTGGTCAGTAATTGTCAAATACACCAATCATCCTATATAAAGATTTAACCTAACTCAAAAACTCCACAAACCTTCCAAAATGCAGTCTTATAAGTAACAATAAACTTGATCAAATGACCAACAGGCATCTCCTCTCCTAGTTTTATCCGATCATAAGGAAGTTGAGGACTGAAGTCAATGTGATTCACAAGATGTGGAGGAATGGCTGCTATCACATTATCACAATGATATGTTTTGCCTTGTTTAGTGATCACAGTGACCCCATCTAACTCTGTCTGATGAATAAAAATTGGAAATGTTAAAGTATTGATATCTTGCTGGAATAAAAGATAAAATGATCCttgcaaatttttaaaaatttatgcgATTCACAAATGagctagaaaaaaaaaatttatttggataTTAATTACGGTGGGAATAGAGGTATTAATGGAATTGATTTAGTAAAAGTTAGATGGCCAATCATGCTTAGGAAGAGTCTTAATGCAGACATAGCTGTATTGATAATAATTAGTATACTATGTCTGGTCCTTATCACTCAGTTAACGGTCAGTAAATTGTCAAATCAGCCcaagatgtttttttttcaagcacATCATTCCATGTGCTGCCACTTCATACTGGCTAAACctatagaaaactaaaataaaagttGCAAAACTAAAACTGTGATCCTCTGCCTCGTATATGAGATAACATAATATTAGCGGAAAACAAAGTTTTCTTGGTTTATTTAATAACATCGCTGGATGCTAATGTAATTATATATTCCCCTTTTCAATCAAGTTGTGGAATCAAGTCGCACTTGTCCCGTTATCAAATATACATTGCAAATctttaaaattgtttaaaaaaatgatacatCGAGATGCAAATCTATATTTTTCTATGCACCTGTTTTATAGATTGGACTGGATCTCCAAGCACAACATGTCGCAATCTGCcagcgattttttcacaaagtTGATATGCTGATCCCTGCAATAGAAAAGATCTGTCCAACAAGTACTAAATACTAATGataaatgttgtaaataaacaaTTTATAGGACTTCGATTAGATTAAGTCATTGACCAGAGATTCGATAGGATTTTTCAGATTTATCCAGAGAGAAAGCTAGTAAGACAGCTTGGCCATATAACGGACCATTTCACTTGGAATTGCAAAAAACAATTAATAAGAGTATGAAGCATATATGTTTCTAGTCAATATTCACCTTTGATTATTCCAAAAAGAAAACATTCAGAATTTTATTACCTCATACAAAACTGTTTTATCAGACTGTAAACTTTATTCATTTGATACCCAAGTCACATATACCTTTACATACCCAGTGTATATACTcataaaaatagtttatttgcTGAACTTTTACAGTTTTACTACTCATGTGCTGAAATcctgatttgaataaatattaaaaaaagaaattttaagcTTCAATGTGCAATCCATCAATATTTTGCCTTTTTCAAAATGAAGTACAATTGGATTATTAATAGCATTGTGTATTTCTTTATGtgcatattattcatttttaatttatgttattTGTTTTATACTTTCTTTTTCCACAGCAGGTTAATTACAGTTTGCTAATGTCTAATGAACAAACTGCGATTTATACCTACCGTACCTAGAATACCTTACTTTTTACAATAGAAATTtcgatatattttttcatacaattttCATTAAACAATTAGGCGCTCCCGTAgaatgtgcaacaagatggcggacacctgaacatagtatgtgtaccaggttagggtttagccataattttattccaattttctttattttattactattacgagttcggggactagccaagtgactcccgtagtatttgtacctgaaatcatgGACTAACACTAAcatgatacacatactacgtc
The sequence above is a segment of the Styela clava chromosome 7, kaStyClav1.hap1.2, whole genome shotgun sequence genome. Coding sequences within it:
- the LOC120328581 gene encoding putative flavin-containing monoamine oxidase A, which translates into the protein MASVEKFDTVVIGGGIAGLYAAYLLQEKKDKKVILLEAKDRIGGRMDSAVLKCAGGTDTWDVGGQWVGRTQYNLIEVLKEFGLEMYDQYSSGIKKLMIHDPTNIRSYSGLIPTLGPLELLEIHYMMNKVSKMCKKIDLDNITTDPNAMELDSMTLHSFVTEKCRNEATREIFEVAIRMVFGVDLSQISMLYFLYYCKQGGGFETLLDIKNGAQEYRVKGSAYQLCEKIAGRLRHVVLGDPVQSIKQTELDGVTVITKQGKTYHCDNVIAAIPPHLVNHIDFSPQLPYDRIKLGEEMPVGHLIKFIVTYKTAFWKEKGMSGETTVTGAPGSIGPISCTFDGTSSNGNPAIVGFICADHAIYWTRKTMVERREAILQSLATMLGEECLDPIEYIDKDWAKESYNGGCPVGVMRPRGLMYFHHALRQPFGRVHWAGTETARLWCGYIEGGIESAIRAVSEITEQKPSSVHEWKESRVFSNDSKYISTFQSKSSYLWRFVTFMMPITAVCVLGWYVYKHMDEAYF